TTGGAGGTATCTCATCCATCCATAACAATCCTTGATCGTAACAAGGAGTGCAACTAATTGAACTAAAGTAAGAATATGTCTCAGTTAGATTGTCTTGCCACCATACAAAAACGTAGTCTTAATAAGAAATGTTGAGatataatataaataagtaaTTAAAATTGTGCTCTCTCATGACTTAAACTTTCAGATGAGATGGTTACACACTTCAACAAGAAATAATAACTTTGTGTTTGTAATGACACATGATTAGATAATTATGGATCAAGAGGAATTAGTTTGGAAAAATGATTGTTACCCCTTACTTCTTTTAACTTAGTACCTTGCTGACCAAATTGGAATTTGATATTGACAGGAAGAAGGATGGGTAGTATGCAGGGCATTCAAGAAGCCAACTCCAAGCAACAATCCAAGTTTAGAATCATGGAAAAATGCTTCTGCTTATAATTGTATCAAAGGAACCAACACAAGTTATAGACCACCTTCAGAAATGCCAAGTCCAATGCATTATAATCCATTCAACCAAACATCAAACTTAAATCATCAATTCCCTTTTAATCCATCTCCCCATCATCATCAAGATCTCATCTCTAGCCAGATACTTGGATTTGAAAATCAACTAGTTGAACTCCCACAACTTGATAGCCCCACCATTTCAACAAGTTTGGCTACTCATGAAGAAGAGAAGAATAGTTATGGGAGTAATTGCCAATTTTTTGATATGATTGAGGCACcatcttcttcttattctttccCTAATCTTCCATTAGTCGATGATGATCAGAATCGTATGAGCCAATTGCTTCAATGTTACCCTGATTTATAGCTTTCATTATATGGGGGAAAAAATAATCTTCTATGAATAATCGTAGAGATTTGTATTAGCCAAAAAAAGGGTTCGTGAAATTTGGTTGGAGTTAAAAGCAGATGAGTATGAAGGAAAAAGTTCAAAATATAAAAGGAAATGTGGAAGCTGCAAGGCACGTTAAAAAAGTGGCCTTTGAGAATTTTTAGTTGTTTAATTAACTACCTATTGACTGTTTCAAGATATTCTACAACTGTGAATTGATGTTATATGTATCTACGTACTGATCGGAGAAgctttaatttttttcctttcaatTTTATTCTTCTTTCCTTGAGTTTTCTCTATTATGAAAACTTGGATGTTTATCTTTTGCTAAAGCTGATATACTAAAATCTACCTCATATTTAATCTACTTTCATGGCTATGGTGGGTGATTTATTTGTATCAATATAACTTGTCCTGACGAGAAATAACAAATACTTAATGAAATAATTAAGATGAGTCGTATACCAGTGTTATAGATaaagtaataacaataataatgataataactaTGGCCATTccgtttttattattattgtgcATCTCCATTTATGTTTTACAAGTTACAAGTCAAGATCCACATATATaaagcaaaaaaataaaataaaaattgtttACCCACTAAGAACCAATTTAATGTGTGAATCACCAAGATGTTTTTGCAATTCATACTTGTAATAATCAGACCAGTTGTATTGAGTTCTCTAACCTCATTTTCCTATTTGAGATTTTTCGTaggttggtttgataattatgaCTTATGGGGATGGGTGATTTGGTTTTCGAGGGGTTCAGAGAGttatttggaacacttagtttctagCTAGAAACTTaatgttggaagagttgaccatggTCATTATTTTGGGTAAGCAACCCCGGATTGGTGAGTTGAagattctaataggttcgtatgatgatttcaaacttatACGTATATTTAGTTCGGGTCACGGATGGTCTGGGGTTAATTCAACACTTTTAgttgaaagttaaaattttaaacttaagAAAGTTTGAGATTTTTTGTTTGATGCTTAATTTTTGGTTTTGAAGTggtttttggtattttgagccttTGGACGAGTTTGTATAGGGTGTAAAACTTGTTAGGATGTTTAGACAGAATCCCGGAGGGCTTGAGTGAGATTCAGGATGGTTTTCGAGCATTTCGGATTGAGTTTGGATTGCTTGTTTTCTGATGCATAGcagtgcatcgcgatcgcggagctaTGTCCCACGATCACGTTGAAGAGATTTGGGGTCCAGGGGCTGTGTGCTTCGCAATGCGTGGAGGGGCTTAAGATTGCTAAGGAGTGGCTGGTAGtgattcgcgatcgcgtgaaggacAGACGTGATCATGTAGAAGGTTTAGCTGGGGAGGTaaattgtgcttcacgatcgcgattaAATATTTCTGGCAGAGGGcttatgcttcgcgatcacgtagattGGTTGTCGCGATCGCATGAGTAATTGCTGGCAGGGTTATTTAATGTCCAGATTTCGGGATTTAGcccatttttaatatttttgagacCAAGACTATGGAGGAGGCGGTTTTTGAGGAGATTTTTACCCCAaacttgagggtaagtaattcttacttgttttttatttttttattatatatattctCAATATATTTCTACACCTAAAAATGAAATTAAAGAGTAAAATTTACAATTCTTACCTACAACTTAAGAGAGGGTATTATgaggttttgaacatcgattttgACTCAAATTTAAAAAccaatcatatatttggactcgtgggattATGCGTCAACAAAATTTGACCTTAGTCTCAGGTTTTAGTCATGTAGTtccgagttgacttttgagatttgATTATAGATCGAAGCTTAATTATTTGAACTTCATTTTTATGACTTTATTTCACCTTGCTAAGAattatttggttagatttgggatGTTTGGAGGAGAACTTCAAAGGAAAAGCAGTATTTAGGGGTTGAATCGGTTTGAagaggaggtaagtctcttgtctaatcttattaATAGAGAATTTTTCATAATTAGACTTATGTACTAGATACTACGTGATTTGGGGATGACGTATATGCGAGCTGACGAGCGTATATACGTACACTAAGGCTATACCATGTTTGGGGGTAGATTTATGCTTTTTTATGCCTTGTTTGGTTGTATGTACATTTTGGCTTATGATTTACTTGATTATATGACTATGTGTGCCTATTTATTCATGCTAGAATTTATGTTTAGGCTTATGACATCTTACTTGGGAATGATGGGCTACTCTTGAGATGTTCATACACTTTTTTAGCCCTAGTCATACTTATGTCCTTGTGTATTTTATTGGTTACTTATTGAACATATGCATATATCGATGTTGATATGGATTGATAGTACATTGGGACACTATGAGCGGATTGATAGATATTGTTATGGCACAATTGTTTGTGTTGTGCGATTATTCTGATATTCATATGTTATGGCACAATGAGTTTCTATGTGGTGCTTAGATATGAATCGATCCCTCCGGAGTTAGGTGATTACCCTCCCTATGAGCGCAGGTGATATGCATATCATGTTGGAGCACATGAGATGTACTTGATATTGGTTATGATCGAATCTTGAGCATGTATGATCATCCTAGACTTATGTAGAAGCATTCTTATAGGTGCTACTTGGTGTATATCATTTTTATATGTGAATTTGAAAATTAAATTATGCTTTGGTTATATTGTTTTGAGAAGCATGCTTATCCTATATTTTATTTGTACACCTTGATATTGTATTTGTTGTTCTTGGTTAAATTATGTGATATCATGCTATTACGAACTACCCAGGTTTTGAAGGTGAGTATCATACTTTTGCCAAAATCTCTCTgttacttcttcgagattagatttgatacttactgagtacatattGTATTTGTACtcgtactatacttctgcatattttgtgcaaATTGTAGTACTGGACCGAGCGACATTCAGTATGTCGCTTAGCGGTTTATTGGAGACTTCATAGTGAGTTGTTGTCCCTAATTCGCAGCTTATGGAGTCCCCTTCTTATTCATTTTATTGTTGGTTGATTCAAATAGTATTGTTATATTAGACTGAATTGTACTCTATTTTGTTGCTAATGGCATTCGTACtaccgaattttgggagattGTTATAATATTTTCGTATTTGATTGGCAGTTTAAGACTTATTTATGTTTTATCTATATCTTGATAGtagattattattatttgtcttGATATAGTTAATTATGAATGTTGGCTTACCAAACCAGTTaggattaggtgccatcaggaTCATAAATTCAATTTTGGGTCTTAATAaagttagtattagagctctaggttcatgggtTCTACGCGTCATGAGCatgtttaatagagtcttgcggatttgCATgaagatgtctatacttatctttgagaggctatgtaACAACTAGGAAACCTCCCTGCTTTCCTTCTTTGTCATGCGTTCTTATTCTATCTTGAAGTTTGAAtttttactcttctattctcttatagatggtgagaacacctGTGTCAGCAATAACTGAGCAGGAGCAAACACCCCAGATTTCAACCGCTATTTGAGGTAGAGTCTAGAGCCTAGACCAGGTCATGTGTAGAGGCACCTAGACGTGGAGCACCACAGTTACTCATACTCTTGCTAGATCCATGTCTGAGGAGCCACCTATAGATCCAAAGGTGGACCAGGTTCCAAATTAGATTATTTCACCGAGTCCAACTCAATTCATTGAGGGTTTTGGTTCTCTCTAATGCTTCAGGACACTATGGTCCATATTATGAGTTATGGCACATACCATAATAATCCTTATGGTCACAGCTACTTCACAGGCTAGAGGGGGAGCATATGCCCTAGCTACTCATACTCCAGAGCAGGCCACTACTATGTTTCAGGATCCGGGAGTTCGGGTTATTCCACTAGTTGGGACAGTTCAGTCTATTATTACGATTAGGTCGGAGGTTAGACTTGCTATGCCTGTTAATGAGCAGAAGAGGATGAATCGATTTCAGAAGTTAGATCCCCCATATTTTGATGGTAATCCCACAACTGATGCTTAGGATTTATTAGATATGTATCATGGGATTTTGCGCAATTTGGGTCTGGTtgtgtaatgacctggccggttaTTTTATCTATTTGAGCCTCGTTTCCCTATTTGATTCTTCCCATATGTTTATTCGTAATTTTGGGAGTTGCggggttggtttggtttggtttcagaGAGGTTTGGGTgtgatttaggacacttagtcttatttggaagcttaagttgccATAGTTGACCAAGGTTTTACTTTTGAATAAACGACACCAGATTCAAAATTTGATGGtctcaataggttcatatggtgattttggacttaggcatatgtccggatttggattcgaAGGTTCCTAGAaagttttggctctatttgccgatagttagcaatttgaaagtttggagagttcataggtttgactgggagttgactttggtgttatctGGGACCGGTTGGTGTTCCTAAACTTTGGATAGATTTATTTAGTTGATTGGATCTTATGTGAAATGTTTGGTTGGAATCTGGAATATTTAGAAACAGTTCGGATGTATTTGGCAAAGATAGAAAGTTCGGAGAttaagagatggattttgatctccgattcttggttttgatgttaatgttggtgttttgagcatttggataAGTTGGATAATGtaatgggacttgttggtatgtttggacgaggtccTGAGGGCTGAGTGTGTTTCGAATTGATTTCGGACCACTTTGGTGTTGATTGAAAGTTTTGGTGCTGGTGTGTCGCTTCTACGAAAAATATTGCACATGTCCGAGGCCTCAGAAGCGAGGTTGGGGGTTGCACCTGCGAGGAAGGAATTAGGAGATGGAGGTTCATAGAAGCGGACTTTTATCGCATTTGCACCATTACAGAAGCGCGTATTTTTTTTTGCGCAAAAGTGGCTTCGCAGGAGCGTGAGTTGTTGCATAGAAGCGAGGTTTGGGCAATGAAGGTGAACTCGCAGGAGCGAGCTTGGTGTCGTAGAAGCAATATAGTAGAAGTGACTATTTGTCGCAGATGCGATGATGGGTTGAGTTAGTGGAGCTCGCAGATGGGAGATTTTTTACCGCAAATGTGGAATCGCTGGTAGACTTCATATATTTCGAGGGTTAGCTCATTTTTCATTGTTTTGAGTTTTGAAGCACGGGAAGAGGAAATTTTGGAAGAGATTTTCACTACTACATTGTGGGCAAgtaattttcacttggatttgaatatatatatatatatatatatatatatatatatatatatatatatatatatatatatatatatgattttccatggatttatatactttaataatgagattttgaagagaaaaattggggttttttctacaacttaagagggtgaattttggggatttgagggtcgatttggactcagtttcgaaatctaatcacatatttggactcgtgaggttatgggtaatcgTGATTTAATGCTTGACTCAAGTTTTGGCAATGtgggctcgggttgacttttgttaacttttgggAATTTGATTAAATATTGGCACTTTATTATTTAGGATTGATTCCTATGGCattgtttgacgttattgagttgcttttgactagattcgaggcgtttggaggttgatttgaGAGGAAAGTCTATATTGGAAGGTTGAAGCTATGATTGGgcggaggtaagtctcttgtctatccttgtaagagggaatctTCCCCATAGTTGATGTATTTTCTACTCGTTGCTCGATCTAGGAGCCACGTATATGCGATGTGACAAGCGTATATGCGTAGCTAGGTTTTGACCATGTCCGACATTGTTaacttgaattattttttgtttggaGTATATGAAGTTAGTATCCATGTTTTGATTGATTCTATTACTACGTGATAATTTATAAATATGATTTAGGATCATGCTTAAGGTTATGAGTTGTTGATTTGAGCATAAAGAGTTATTTTCCCATGTTTAGCCTTATGATTGTTCTGTAGTCATACATTTATCTTATTTGCTCCTTGATTTTGTGGTTATATGAGTTAATTAACTCATGTTAAATAATATGATTAGATCGTGCATGCTTAAATAGTTTAATGAGCCGTTGTGACAAATTGATTTACATAATTAGCAATAACCATCTTCTACATATATGAGTTTTTATCCGCATTCTTGTTGTTATTGTCCGGTGCTtccttattatattatttcatacaGA
This region of Nicotiana tomentosiformis chromosome 4, ASM39032v3, whole genome shotgun sequence genomic DNA includes:
- the LOC104088125 gene encoding NAC domain-containing protein 30-like → MEMESCVPPGFRFHPTEEELVGYYLKRKINSLKIDLDVITDIDLYRMEPWDIQDRCKLGYEEQKEWYFFSHKDRKYPTGTRTNRATATGFWKATGRDKAVLSKEKIIGMRKTLVFYTGRAPNGRKSDWIMHEYRLQTSQHGPPQEEGWVVCRAFKKPTPSNNPSLESWKNASAYNCIKGTNTSYRPPSEMPSPMHYNPFNQTSNLNHQFPFNPSPHHHQDLISSQILGFENQLVELPQLDSPTISTSLATHEEEKNSYGSNCQFFDMIEAPSSSYSFPNLPLVDDDQNRMSQLLQCYPDL